CATTTCCCAAACAGAATCCCACATGAGCAAAGAAAATAGTTCATTGTAGTTGCACAACATTAACAAACTAGTCACACATAGTGCTGCTTCCTAATCAGCAACAGTTACGGCGTAACCAGAAGAGGAATCCAAAGTTCTTCATACACTACAAAGATGTTTATTTGTTTCAGGGAACTTAAGCAGCTCATTTTGTCAGATACAAAATTAGGAATGAACaattgcttacatttttaaaatagatgttttatttCCCCTAGTTCcataaaaacaatgtaaatacaGGCAATCTACATCTTGCTGGTGAAGTCACATATTCCCTGGTCCTCTGATCTCTTTTCCAGGTTTGGTTCTGTTGGGACCACTGGCTGCAGGAGTGGAGTGGAGGTGGGCTTAGGAGAGGCCATGGCTATTTGGTTTGGTGATTGTTTTTATTGCTTGCCCTGTCCACTTCCATTCCTCCAAACGTGGAATCAAAGTTTGATTTCAGCCCTTAATCCTGTAGGACTGTCAGCTTTTTCTTGCATAGACATTACTAGGGATCTGACTGGTAGGGAGACTGGTAGAGAAGGTGTTTAGGAGTCGGAAGCCAGCTAGGTGAACAGAGCCTGACCACAGGAGGGACTGCCAAGCACTCTCGCCAGGCATCTGGCTCAGCTGTGTCGATGTCCTTGCAATTAGATCCCAGAAAGGCAGTTCCAACTTGAAATCAGTGAAGCCTTTTGGCAATGCGCTAATTGCTttaaggggggggtggggaggtcctCTTTAACAGTCTCGCCAAGTGGAGAATCGTCTCACAAAGCTTCTTGTGAAAGTTAACTGAAATAATGGACGTAGGTTACTAAGGCTCAGCCAGGGGGCAGTCAGCAGCCAGGTGGTAAAACCAGGATGGTCAATTTATAGTTCCCTTAGTTTTCTGATTGTCACCTAGGTAATTAATAATTGGAACTCCCTCGGCCAAGGTGGCAGGGTGGAACTGGTTAATCGGGGTGTGGATGCGGCCTGGAGGGTAGCTTTACAGGAATCCCACGGAAAGGAATTCCCTCCAGTTTGCCTGCTTCTAAGTGCTTCAGGGACAAAAATCTCAATTTGGATCTGCGTGCTTGAGTTTCTGTTCTTAATAATGTCCCTAAGAGCTTCGGTTCTGGGCGGGGGGTGCTCATATCAAACATCCTGTATCAGGTAAAACCAGCTCATCAGAAAGTAATTAtacctgcctgtccctctccctccctggcttGTATCATTTCATATTAGTTCACATTAACATTATTTCACAGTTGCCTCCCATTTACAGCAAGTGCCTCCAATTCTCCTTTTTAGAGAAAGGAGaatcttttttaatataactttgaAAAGGAGAATCTTTTTCAATATAACAATCTTTTTCTATATAACTttaactcagttaaaaaaaaatcaaagtagcgATACAATGTAAACATTGTGACTGAAGTTCTGGAATGTCTGAAGTTTGATGTAGAGGGTTCAGCAAAGATTGTCTTAGCTTTTTCCATGTGTGTGGTATCCAGGTTCACTTGTGGACAAGGCCGTCAGGAGCCACCTGATACCCCTGCTACTGGATAAAGATTCCATATTTTCCCTAAACAGAGACAAATGATCCTGACCTACTTTAATGCAGTTTGAGGAGAACCACCAGGTAGGAGCCATCATGTCCAGATTTGAGGGTGTTTTAGGATCAATGAAACACACCAGAAATACTTGGTCATTCTTCCCCCCAAAACACGTGTAACGGACATCCAAGTGTTGATGCTAATTTAGATCCTGGTTACATATTGTTAAGTCTTAAATtgattcattaattgtaacacTGGCAGCTGTTTTACAGAATATTGCATATTAAACCGCAGGCAGCCTGACAACAGATATTGGAggaaggggaattttaaaaactagcttAATTGAATCATTGCCCTTTAAGAATCTGAGCGAAGATTAACCCCTGGGGCTTCTTCTGCAGACTAGAACCTCACCAGTGATCTTCCAGAAGGAACATTTTGTAGACTAACAGTTTTGTTTGAGATGACAACTCAGTTTGTGATATTTTGCTGACATTTTAGATTACGGATACAAGCCCTGTGATGAAGAGCATTAAGACCATTTGTAAagcaaaataattacaattattaaaaaacCTGAATTTTTGCTGGCAAAGGTAAAccttattcatgagaatatagcAATTAGCTTTCtgtccccccgtcccccccccccccccgaaaagcTATATCCTAAAACTAACCCAAAATTTCTATTGAAAAGAAACAGGTTTTCAGGCCCACAGTTGGAGAGTTCATCAAGGCTTTGCAGCTGGAGGTTTAAAAAATCCCACTTTGCGAAAATATCTGACAATGAAGGGCACAGAAACTAAGGTGATGCTGATTCTCACCGGGGCAAACAGCTTGTGGATGGCATAGGCCACCACGAAGGTACTCGTGCCTGCTGCCATTTTTGACTGCACCAGTGACTCTTTAAATCCGAGTTTAAGTAGGACTGCAGACATGTCCACACCACTGgggaaagagaccaaaaaaaaaaaaaattatcacgaGGGGTTAAGTTAGACAATCGATTTGGCTCTaagatttaaagtattttaaaaatgtgacaaaagTGGTCAGACGAATAAAAGTTCATAGGAAAAATGTTGTCATTTAGAGAATCATGCATGACAGGACAGTAAAGAACAGAGATCCTACCTTGAAACCACCGTGTAAAAGATGCCCAAGGAGACTAACGAGATTCCAATGTGCAGCGACACAGCAACGGCGCCGTACTCTTGGAAGACCTTTCTCAGCTGCTGTGacttgctttgcttttcctcctgTCCGCTGCTGACAGCCCTGCCTGTTGTCGCAGTGATTTTGCTGGGGTCCTGTGCACAAACCAAAGGAGGAGAGATGATCTGGGGCAGGAGCAAGGATGTTAGTAGCTGACGGCAGCTTTCCTGTCGCTCTGTGTTCtatcctccttcctccccagggaGGGACCAGTGACTCTTCCTCCTCAGGTGAGGCTAGCGCCCACTTCAACACTGAGCGCACTGGAAGGCTGGGGCTCGCGTACGATCAGCGGGATGATGGCCCCAGGGGTTTCCAGGTCCCaatctccagaacctgtgaatatggcAAAAGGattctgcagatgtgattaaggatctcGAGATGGGCAGGCATCGTGGATTTTCCGATGTagtcacaagggtccttatacgtgaagagagggaggcaggagggccagggAAGATGTGAGCACAGAAGCAGACATCTGAAGACATTGCTCTGCTGGTTGGGAACACAGAGGAAGGGGCCAGGGGCCAATGAGTGTGAATGGCCTCCAGATGCTGGAAAAGTCTGCTGGAAATGGgctctccctcagagcctccagaaggaaccggCCCTGCCAATGCCTTGACTTTAGCCCcgtgagacccattttggacttctggtctccagaccTGTAAGGTAATACATAtgtgtggttttaagccactggAATTCTGGTAAGCTGTTGTTAGAGCATCAACAGTAGCTAAGACCTTCGGGCTCACACACCTGGGGACGCTGTCCCTGAGCCAGGCAGTGCTGGATGTTTCTCTGCATCTGCTGTTGGCTTTCACCTTCACAACTACTTTCTAGGTAGATACTGTTTCcttcccactttacagaggagCCACACAGGCTTCAATTGGCCCAAAGTGACCAAAACTAGAATCCAGGTCATCTGGGTCCACAGCCTGAGGACATGAAAACCATCCTAGACTACGAAATCAAGGAcagtgaaagcaaaataaaatagagcagaaGCTACCTGTATTTATGACCAGAATCGAGGTTGACCCCAGACAACTAAGCAGATCCAGGGATGGCCGATTCCTGGGCCATGAATGCACCGGCTGGGATTTGCATAGAAACAGACCGCCGCACCCAGcatctcaacatttttttcttaaagattttgacACAGAGAATGCATGAGCAAGAGAGGGCATGCATGCCCAAGGCCCCAGGCCAGGgaagcagtaggcagagggagagggagaagcaggctccccactgagcagggagccacatccctgggctcactcccaggacccccaaatcgtgacctgagctgaaggcagatacttaaccaactgagccacccaggtgcccctatcttaacatttattgagcacctacaggGCCTGGAACGTTTGGGAAAAACGACCCAACAAcgctgcatttctttttttaaaaagctccttcTCAATATGGAGCCttttttatgaaagattttttttgaatcCTAATGACCTATCTCTCACAGTATCTGGGTCATTTAGCTCCAGTTACTGCCTTGCGGAATGAAggctttttctttgtatttttagagTAGGTTGCATCCGGGCCAACTTCAAAGGCAAGATGGAAGAGCAGAACAGCCCAGAGTCCCCAGAAGGTATGGGCAGGGCtctctgaatgaaaatgaaacaactgGAGCACAGAGCAGCACCTCCAAATCTAGGGAGGCCCCCCccggggggctgcaggggacctcccagccctgccttgCTTCAGGAGCCCCATATCCCCCAGGCATGTGGGGCTTTTCTCAGGAGCTCCCAGGTGGCTTACGTGCGGCTGGTCCATTCGTACTTCTGTCCAGGTGCCCAGTGTCTGATTTTGTGCCCTGGGGTGAGGCCTGGGCACTGGGATTAGTTATCAGTTGCCAGGCAAAGCCCTGCTTACCAATCCTGCCTCCCCTTGCCCTGCCCTTTCCCACCCTCAGCATGTTCTCCAGATACACCTGCTGAGCAGCTGACTGGGGACTCTTACCCATAAGCTTCTCATCTCAATTTCATTCagaaattaaattagttaaattaaatttcatttaattcatctcaatttctttcaatgcTGCTCACATTCCTGGGAATCCAATGTTAAAGCCACTTTCAGAGTTATGAAAACAGAGACCTAACAAAAGGGGAGGGGCTGTTCGAGATCCAGTCTCTGGTCACAGGTCTCagtgcagtttttgtttttgtttttttttaagggcgAGTGTGTACATGTGGattggtgggggcgggggaggtggggagaaagaatcttaagtagactcacccgtgagtacagagcctgaccctgagccaaaatcaagagtcagatgcttaaccaactgggccattCAGGCACCCCCACCTCTTTTTGATTAAagactttttaatctttaatctcttcacccgacgtggggctcgaactcacaaccccgagatctaGAGTCAAGTGCTACACTgacccagccagccaggcaccccgccTAGACTGCATTCAGGTAGGCAGCAACCCATAACTTCTTTTGAAAGGTTTAAAGGAAACCACCTGTGTCCTCAGGTTAGGCTCCCTCTATTGAGCCCCTTAGTGCTGGGCTTAGTGCTTTAAAGGTGTCATTTCATAAAACCCCTTGTGGTAACGTGCGCACCTCTGTGGCTCCCACTTTGACAGGCGGGAGACCGAGGGTGTGGGGGTGTGAGGGTGTGGGGGTGGTGAGCTGGTGGCAGTGCCTGGCCTAGTCACTGCAGTGGCCACTAGGAGGCCACACGGCTTCTGCAGTCAGACTGGCCTTTGTGTCCTGTAAGAGCTGAACACTCCTAAAGTTCTGGAACACTTTTCCAGGATTTCAAGGCTTTGGTGGGGAGAAGACCAGTCTCCTTTAGGTTGGCTAGCACACGTGACTTCTTCCCCCCAAAGCTTTTCACTGGCTTGCCTGCCAGCAGCCAGAATGGCTGCTCAGAGCTCAGGTTCATTCTGATAAGCAAGGCCCCACCCGCCTTTTGGCTGCCAGGCGTCGGGCGCTGATAGGGCAATAATCTACAATCTCCAGTCCAAGTGCCAACGACGTTCTGAGGCTGAGAACAGAGAAACCCCTTTTCATTTCCTACCCTTGACACTTGGCCCGACCAGACTTAATTATGCCCCATCTGTCCATTCACCAGAGCCGAGTGGACCTGTCTCTGTTGAGGGCTCTTTTCTTTACAACCTCTGTTTTGGCAAAAGGCCTTTtggccaaaggggaaaaaaagaaagaaaaacaaagaggcGGCCAGACTTCCAGCTACAGAATAACCAGCATCTACTGCAAAACAATGGGAGGGATAAAATACGCAGACACAATGGACAATTTGCTGTGAGCCAGCCGCAGAGTCTGTTGTTAACTTTCTAGAGTTAGAATCTTGGgacaattttcttccttttatcgtGGTAAAGGGAAGTTTCTTTAAACATTGTGAGCCATTTGGTCTTCTTCCTAACTAACCCTAGAGGAGACTGAAGAAgctaaaataaaggaatttttgaGGGGGTGGCTTGCTATTTTTCAGACATTCCTTTCTTTGTGAAATACCACCCTAAGTACCTGTGATGTTATGTTAGGCACTGCCCTGGGTGCACATAACATCATACGTCCCCTGATGTCTGTACTTAGTCAAAGTGCTTTTAGATCCTGCATGTGttgtgcgtctgtgtgtgtgtatgtgtgtgactgcctccccgcccccaagcCAAACAGTTCCTAGAGTATAAAAGGCTATATTAGAAGAGGCAGGGAGGTTTTGAGGAATGAGCCAAAGCTGTTGCTCACAATGTTTGGAGTGACacctgttttcattcattcaataaataataataatcctaaacATGACACTACAGTGTAGTGCACTATTCTGactactttgaaaatattaattcagataatcctcacaacaaccttgtgAGATAGGTATTATTGTCATCCTCACTTAACAGAAGAGGATcctggaagcccagagaggtttaGTAGCTTTCGGAGGGTCACACAGGAATTAACCTGTCAGAGCTGGGATCTAAACCTGCCAAGTCTGGTTCTGAGGCTTTGCTCTAAACAACTATGCTATGTTCCTCAGTTATTCACAGATACCTGCTTTGTGCGGGGCACTGCTCCTagtacgggggggggggggcgggtaggggaGGGCGATGAAGGAGACAGACAAAACTCTACCTCAGGGAGCCTGTGGTccagtggggagggtggggacaggaaaCAGTAAAGGACAGCATCAGGACTGCCAGATATGACAAGTGCTATGGAGAAACCTCAAGGAAGAGAGGTAGACGGGTAGGACTGTGGGGAGGGACACTGCCAATTTATATAAGGGCACCAAGGAGGGGCTCCCTGAAAAGGCAGCATGTGAGCAAGAACTGACAAAACACACTGGGGCTTTTGAGAGCAAATCATTTGCCTAAGATTTCCCTCCCATAGTGTAGGTGTAGGCAGGCTGGGCTGCCAGCTGACATGACGAGAATTAGGTTAAGTGACAAAGGCAGGATTGTCCTTCGGCTTCACCTCCCTCTGGTTAGAGTGGAGACcccaccaaaggcagatgccagtCGGTCTCTCAGGTACCTGATGGAGACCCGAAGAGCATTCCCTCTTCCCAGTGGCCAAAAACACGGTGCCCTGTGGGTAGCCAGGAACAGCTGACGGGGGAGACCCCTGCAGCCACTGCCAGGCCCCACCAGGGATGTATTTTCTCAGGGAGATGACACTTTGAGTGATGAGCATCTTCTGTCCTAGCAGCCTGTCAGGTTCTGATCCCACTCGGATCCTGCCCATCTACCAGGCAGCAGGAGAAACAAGCACAGCCCGTGAGGCCCTGTGAACGTACCCGATGCCAGGTTTCACGTTCATGCTCCATGAAATGTGAATTATTaacatcccattttacagacgaggaaaccaAAAGAGAAGTGGGGAAATTTGATCAAGGCCACAGAACTACTGAGTAGAGACAGGAATATGGGGAGTCTGACCACACTCGTCACCTCTGTATACACATTCATATTCATGCATGCTCTCGTGCCACACACCTgccagtgccaggccctgggctaggGACAAAACTGATGTGGCTGATGGGACAGACAAGCAAGTCAGGAGACCATTCCAGATGATAAGTGTAGGGAGGAACCACGTCCatgggactgggggtgggggtgtcagtgGAGGCACCCAAGGCATCACtgatggtcagggaaggcttcctggaggaagggacaaGTGGGCTGATCCACGAAGAATTGCTAGGAGGCAGCGAGACGGGTGCAGAGGGCTCGGGATTTAGAGACAAGATCTGCAGCCTGTCAGATGGGGGAGCGGAAGGCAGGAGGCATGATGAGGGCGGGAGTCAAATCCCTAAGGAACGTTCATTCCGGAAGCTCCACTGGCACTGCGCTCAGCCCCGCTTCAGCACATGGAATTGTCCCCCAAACTCTGGTTGGGAAGGTGCTATTTTTAGCCCTTTGAAAGGTCAGCAAACAGGCTCAGAGCCTTCAGCCTACTTGGGGTGAGGTCACCGGCTGCGGAGCGGAGGGCAGGGATCCTATCCTCAGGCTAAGGGGCTGCAGGCAGCCCGGTTCTGCGTGTCCCTACTCGTTAGCCCTGTTGTCTCCAGACTGTGCTACTTACCACTGTTCTCCTTTAAGGGGatgagcgggagagagagagagagagagagaaactaaaagatttttctttttctaggaaaGTCCGTATTACCCTTCTGTAGGGAGGCCGGTTTTCACTTCCC
This portion of the Vulpes lagopus strain Blue_001 chromosome 18, ASM1834538v1, whole genome shotgun sequence genome encodes:
- the FAM210B gene encoding protein FAM210B, mitochondrial, which codes for MAGLLALLGPAGRVGARARPRAAWVLGAAAPCAPPPLFLPPLRRGPDALLLRAVRGDSGGRQDPSKITATTGRAVSSGQEEKQSKSQQLRKVFQEYGAVAVSLHIGISLVSLGIFYTVVSSGVDMSAVLLKLGFKESLVQSKMAAGTSTFVVAYAIHKLFAPVRISITLVSVPFIVRYFRKVGFFKPPAAKP